The Hymenobacter sp. 5317J-9 genome has a window encoding:
- a CDS encoding DUF6712 family protein, with protein sequence MLFNTVAEIKAHLGTVHKNMNLDTVLSFVGQAEALYLVPVLGEGLVEQLGNLPAEQAPAKLVALRSKFRDALAYYVVLEAAPFLSVAFGDLGLLEASSEKAAPSRQWVYNNFIEAAAAAGDKLLDVALAWLDAHAADYTDELDSAEYRSRKQLVVSSAAQLGEYVATGGSRRFFLALLPTLRQVEEFELADVLGDALLEQVREGLASGEAPTADTRKLLALARPFVAHQAFANGILGLSVALMGTSLRLLSDNEAVRQRLAAPAEVVSALSQQAQAAATKYQARLQAHLDALNPAAAAKSAEVRDNTGSPAFWV encoded by the coding sequence ATGCTGTTCAATACGGTAGCAGAGATTAAGGCCCACCTGGGCACCGTGCACAAGAACATGAACCTCGACACGGTGCTCAGCTTCGTGGGCCAGGCCGAGGCCTTGTACCTGGTGCCGGTGCTGGGCGAGGGGCTGGTGGAGCAGCTGGGCAACCTGCCGGCGGAGCAGGCGCCGGCCAAATTGGTCGCGTTGCGTAGCAAATTCCGCGACGCACTGGCTTACTACGTGGTGCTGGAGGCCGCCCCGTTCCTGAGCGTGGCCTTCGGCGACCTGGGCCTGCTGGAGGCCAGCAGCGAGAAAGCAGCGCCCTCGCGGCAGTGGGTGTACAACAACTTCATCGAAGCCGCGGCCGCCGCCGGCGATAAGCTGCTCGACGTGGCCCTGGCGTGGCTCGATGCCCACGCGGCCGACTACACCGACGAGTTAGACTCGGCCGAGTACCGCTCCCGCAAGCAGCTGGTGGTTTCGTCGGCCGCGCAGCTGGGCGAGTACGTGGCCACCGGCGGCAGCCGCCGCTTCTTTCTGGCCCTGTTGCCCACGTTGCGCCAAGTGGAAGAGTTCGAGCTGGCCGACGTGCTGGGGGACGCACTGCTGGAGCAGGTGCGCGAAGGCCTGGCCAGCGGCGAGGCCCCTACGGCCGACACCCGCAAGCTGCTGGCCCTGGCGCGCCCGTTCGTCGCGCACCAAGCATTTGCCAACGGCATCCTGGGCCTGAGCGTGGCCCTGATGGGCACGAGCCTGCGCCTGCTCTCCGACAACGAGGCCGTGCGCCAGCGCCTAGCCGCCCCGGCCGAGGTGGTTTCCGCGCTCAGCCAGCAGGCGCAAGCCGCCGCCACCAAGTACCAGGCCCGCCTGCAGGCGCACCTAGACGCGCTGAATCCGGCCGCCGCCGCGAAGTCGGCGGAGGTGCGCGACAACACCGGCTCACCTGCTTTCTGGGTCTGA